The Bdellovibrio sp. NC01 genome includes the window AAAGAGGACGGCCTTTCCCATAAGCCCGTTAAGACAGTTGAAGATCTATTGAACCGCATTCGCAGTTACTGGCCGAGCGCGGATTTGAAAGTCATTGAAAAAGCCTATTATTTTTCTGAGAAAGCTCATGAAGGACAGATTCGTCGTTCGGGTGAGCCGTATATTTCTCATCCACTTTCTGTTGCAGCTATTCTTGCAGATTTGCGACTGGATTTAGATACGATTGCGACAGGTTTGCTTCACGATACGGTGGAAGACACGCATGCGACTCTTGATGATATTCGTCGCGAGTTCGGTGATGTGATCGCGCACTTGGTTGATGGCGTTACTAAAATCGGTCAGATGAAATTTAAAAACTCGCACGAAAAACAAGGCGAAAATATTCGCAAGATGATCGTAGCGATGGGTAAAGACGTGCGCGTCGTTCTGGTGAAGTTGTGCGATCGTTTGCACAACATGCGCACGATGAACTTCATGCCGTTTGATAAGCAAGAGCGTATCGCGCTTGAAACTTTGGAAATTTATTGTCCACTTGCGGGTCGCATGGGTATCAGCTCTTTAAAGACTGAACTTGAAGATCTGTGTTTCCGTTACTATCGCCCAGAGATGTACTACACGCTTGTTCAACAGGTTAAAAAGACTGAAGCCGAACAAAGCCGTTACATCGAAGATGTGAAATCGAAAATTTCTAAAGAGCTGAATAAAGCTGGCTTTAAATTCGACGTCTATGGTCGCTCAAAGCACTTGTGGTCGATCTATAGAAAAATGCAATCACGTAACATCGATTACGATCAAGTCTATGACGTTCTGGCGTTCCGTGTGCTTGTCGATACAATCGCTGAGTGTTACGCCGTTCTAGGTTTGGTCCACTCGTTGTGGAAACCAATTCCTGGTCGTTTCAAAGACTTCATCGCCATGCCTAAAACCAATAACTATCAGTCGTTGCATACGACAGTGATTGGTCCGGGCGGTGAGCGTATTGAAATTCAAATTCGTACTCAAGAAATGAACTTGGTCGCTGAGCGCGGTATCGCGGCTCACTGGAAGTACAAAGAGCGCGGCAAAATGGAAGACTCTTCCGACTTGCAACAAGCGAACTGGCTTCGTGACCTTGTGAATCTTCATCAACAAACACGCAGTTCTGACGAGTTTTTGGATACTGTAAAAACGGACTTATTTGAGTCTGAAATTTACGTATTCACTCCGAACGGAGATGTGCGTGAATTCCCTGAAGGTGCGACACCGGTCGACTTCGCTTACGCCGTTCATACCGAACTTGGTAACAAGTGTGTCGGTGCGCGCGTGAATGGCAAGATGGTGCCTTTGAAGCATCAATTGCAAAACGGGGACACTGTTGAAATCGTGACTTCAAAAACACAACAGCCGTCGAAAGATTGGTTGAAATTTGTTGTTACGAATAAAGCCAAAGCAAAAATTCGTGCCTTCGTTAAAGAAGAACAACGCCGTCGTGCCATTCTTCTTGGTAAAGAGCTTGTGGAAAAAGAATTCCGCAAATTCGGCATGGCTGCTGCGAAGCACATGAAGGGCGAGCACTACGAAAATTATCTAAAGGATCACGGCCTTGCTGACACTGACGAGCTTTATGTCGCTGTCGGTTACGGCAAACTTGAAACAAGAATTTTGGTAGAACGCATTTCTCCAGAAGCGATTGCGAAAGAAGCCGCAAAAACTGAAAACAGTTCTTTCATGGAGAAAGTCTTCAAAGCAGCGA containing:
- a CDS encoding bifunctional (p)ppGpp synthetase/guanosine-3',5'-bis(diphosphate) 3'-pyrophosphohydrolase, whose product is MVETQKEDGLSHKPVKTVEDLLNRIRSYWPSADLKVIEKAYYFSEKAHEGQIRRSGEPYISHPLSVAAILADLRLDLDTIATGLLHDTVEDTHATLDDIRREFGDVIAHLVDGVTKIGQMKFKNSHEKQGENIRKMIVAMGKDVRVVLVKLCDRLHNMRTMNFMPFDKQERIALETLEIYCPLAGRMGISSLKTELEDLCFRYYRPEMYYTLVQQVKKTEAEQSRYIEDVKSKISKELNKAGFKFDVYGRSKHLWSIYRKMQSRNIDYDQVYDVLAFRVLVDTIAECYAVLGLVHSLWKPIPGRFKDFIAMPKTNNYQSLHTTVIGPGGERIEIQIRTQEMNLVAERGIAAHWKYKERGKMEDSSDLQQANWLRDLVNLHQQTRSSDEFLDTVKTDLFESEIYVFTPNGDVREFPEGATPVDFAYAVHTELGNKCVGARVNGKMVPLKHQLQNGDTVEIVTSKTQQPSKDWLKFVVTNKAKAKIRAFVKEEQRRRAILLGKELVEKEFRKFGMAAAKHMKGEHYENYLKDHGLADTDELYVAVGYGKLETRILVERISPEAIAKEAAKTENSSFMEKVFKAATQKTKKSNSLVSVDGMDDVLVHYAKCCHPIPGDPIVGFISRGRGITIHRSDCRKAFEFDQLRKVDVTWNVKQAGEGQERIVRLKIISQDVPGLLKSMSEAFAQQGINIQSAQIRTTKDKKAVCNFEVSVRDASQLNQAIYEIQKIKGIIGVSRVLH